The genome window TAGCTCTGAAATGGCCTTTAAAATCGCAGCATCCATGTCGTTTAAGAAAGGTATTCTTGACGCCAACCCAGTGTTGCTTGAGCCTATTATGCAGATTGAGGTTATCGTTCCAGAAGATTATCTGGGCGATGTAATGGGCGACTTGAACAGCCGACGTGGACGCATTCTTGGAATTGACAGCCGCGGCCGTTTACAGGTTGTACGTGCTCAGGTTCCTTTGGCAGAGATGTTTAAATACGCTATCGTGCTTCGTTCTATGACATCAGGACGTGGAACGTTCTCTATGGAATTCGACCACTACGAGGATGTGCCTGGAGATGTGGCCAAGAAGGTTATAGCCGAGCACAAGAAAGAAGAGGAAGAGGAATAGCGAATAGCGTCTGAAATGCTGTTCACTATGTATATTAAAAAGAGAGGGACTGATTTTTCAGTCCCTCTCTTACTTTTCTTTGAAACGTAAGATGTGTGGAGGTTTGCTAAAACGTTGAGCTAGCGATTTTTTTGGTCTTCACAAAAGAATTTCCACATGGTAGCTTCCGCATTCTGAGAATTAAGTTTTCCCTCAGAAATGACATGTTTCCATGCTCGTTCAGTTAAAGAACCAATATACGCGTCAAACTCCGGACTGTTGCGCCGAGCTGCTATTTCTAACGTTTGCTCTCTGAATTCTTCCCAACGGGCAGCTTTTTTCTCATCAATAGACATCTCAGCATTCCTCCTTATGTTTTAATTTAGAAGCACGTTTCCCTTACTTGCCGGCAGCTTTTTTCTCTGTGATGTACTTGTCGATAGCGACGGCAGCCTTTTTGCCTGCACCCATGGCAAGGATGACTGTTGCTGCTCCGGTGACGATGTCTCCACCAGCGAAGACCCAGTCAGGATCAGCCTGACCAGTTTCAGGATCAGCTTCGATGTAGCCACGTTTGTTCAGCTTAAGTTCGGGGAAGGCGCTCAGCAACACCTTGTTGGGGCCCTGTCCAATGGCCTCGATAACGGTGTCTGCTTCGATTGTGAATTCACTGCCTTCTATTTCAACGGGGCGGCGGCGGCCAGATGCGTCAGGCTCACCGAGCTCCATACGTACACATTTTACACCTACAAGATTTCCACTCTCGCCAGCAACATACTCAACAGGGTTGGTGAGCCAGTTGAAGACAACACCCTCTTCAACTGCGTGATGGTACTCTTCAATACGGGCAGGAAGTTCTTCAAGAGAACGACGATAGACAACCTGAACACTCTTGGCTCCAAGTCGAAGAGCGGAGCGTGCTGCGTCCATGGCAACGTTTCCGCCGCCAACAACGACAACCTTCTCAGACTGTTTTGTAGGAGTATCGTATTTGGGGAACTCGTAGCCGTGCATGAGGTTGATACGTGTGAGATATTCACTTGCAGAATATACACCGTTCAAGCTTGTTCCG of Aminobacterium sp. MB27-C1 contains these proteins:
- a CDS encoding DUF255 domain-containing protein, whose protein sequence is MSIDEKKAARWEEFREQTLEIAARRNSPEFDAYIGSLTERAWKHVISEGKLNSQNAEATMWKFFCEDQKNR